The genomic stretch atctcttttGTTACCCATAATTATATGGAGAAAAACACCTAAAATGCAAATGACTCATGTACTTGTCAAAATCATCAAGGATCAAACACAATAAATTATATCTCATGCTGCAAATAGAGTGGGGAGAACCCCAAGACATGCAGCAAGTCCTATCCAAAGATAATTAGGACTAGGGAAAGACcatataaaatgagttaatataatAGAGACAAATTTCATAGTGtatagaggaggaaaaaagattTGATTGGGACTCTGtggaaaattaaactaaaaactagaaaaataaatgtatcttgCTTTAACAAAAATCTAGATTATAAATACTGGAGTGtgctataagaaaaaaagagcataAGGTACTAGTTTAAATCTGGTGAGTGACATAGAATTTGATACTACACTATTTCATTTTCTGCATTCATCAGATATAATATCTTAATTATAGAACtgaaatgccattttaaaaaaagatagctgATATAAAAGCATTGTTCTGCTTCCATGTGGTACTTAATAAATTAAACCACTCTTCTATCATAACTTTGGATTATTAATtattagaaatattaataatGCCTTAGCATAGTAAAACTACAAATATCTAAGTAAACATTCTGACAAATGTGAAACCGTATGTTCACAGGTCTTTCTCAAAGGTCTGCTAACCCAATAGTCCATTAGGCAAAATTCTGCCTCCTCAACAAAAAGGTTAAAATAGTAATAGCATTGACCTAAAAGAGACTAAATacaattatatgtataatatatgttacAAACTTTCTGTCCAAaacagaaatacatttaaatatggaACTTATACAaactatatatagatatttatagctTTTACTATAATCTTAAAATTCCCGAGTTCCAGTGAGATATTAGGGTGTTTCTTCTGCCGAGTATAAGCCATTTGTGGAAGGAAGTAATATGATGCATACAAGTCTCTGGCAAGTTTTCACTCTGAATATGGAATAGAATTTGGCTTTAGTATCTTATGAGCTTGCGAAGTTATCTGAAAATAGTAAGAACTATCaggaaaagttatttttcacTAAAGCAGTATTAAATATGATATAAGCTTGCTTTCTACTGTTTCATAATAAAAGAGGGATTGTATGGCCATAATATTAAATGCAATTCCATTACATTTTTCAGTCTTTAAGCAGTGTATTTATTAAGAATagataaaaatttcttttctgatAACCACCTATGAACCCTTGAAAAGACTGAATGGAAAGTTTAGCAAATTTGCTATTTCTCACTAAGGCAATctttatacccaaaagaatagaaattcaGGGAATGAGAGGCACAAACTTGTTTTTTccagaatttaatatttttaaaaagacagaaaatataaaaattaccaaaaaaatgtttaaaggttCATTTTGGGGCTAAATACTAGGCCTGAAACTCTTTTCTTGTAATTGATTTAtggtaaagaataaaaataatataaaaaacacaGCAGTTATAGCTGTCCAAATTAAGACCCATCTGCAAAAAGGCAGGACAAGGTGGGCTGACTGAGCAAATATTCACATCATGACCTTAGTAATAAATTTCAAATGGTTTCAGTTCCCAAGATCTGAAAAGAGAATCATCTTGCATGCTTAGATTCCACTTCTTCAAGAATCCACTCAATGCCATTCAAAAAACCAGCCAGAGTTTCAGCCTCTGCATCCTGGACCTTGAAATACATAAGAGAGAATGTTGTTAGTAAGAAACTAAGTCCAAAATCTTATGAGTAGCAGGGACATTTTTCTAGACACTAAAGAGAgaatagaacttttaaaaatcccaatAGACTTTGGATAAGTTGCtcaagttttgttttgtagagcACTTAGATAAAAATATGATCATCTCTCTTGTAACTATTACCAATATAAAGCTTATTTGCCTTGGAATTCAGCTTTGGAAATGGAAAGAACTACCATTTCCATGACTTGCTTCCATATATGAGGGGAAAAAATTCCTCCAAAGGATCCACTTTgaaaactaaaacattttttagtGACCCAGTTAGTCATATGTGTGACACCATGTTGCAAAAATGTGTCTTGAAGACTGCCACTCCTCCTAATGGTAAAGCTAAAATTGCCACCATTCAGAAGGGAAAACTTTATTAGTAGTTTTCAAACTTCATTCCAAAGAGTCTTTGGAGCTCCAGGGAAGAGATGGAAGGGGAACAAAGAAAATCCTCTTACTTTTTCCGCAAAAGGTttccaactttaatttttctttatctgttttacTCAGGGGTTATCATGTCAGGTTTTGTTTGAAGAAAGAATgctataattaaaatgtattttagggctgggcacggtggctcatacctgtaatcccagcactttgggaagccgaggcgggtggatcacttgaagccaggaatccgggaccagcctggccaacatggtgaaaccctgtctctactaaaaatacaaaaattagccaggtgtggtggcacatgcctgtaatcccagctacttgggaggctgaggcacgagactcacttgaatccaggaggcagaggttggagtgagccaaaattgcaccactgcactccagcctgggtgagagcgagaccatcacaaaaaaataaataaaatatattttagaaagcaaTAAACTATAAGATGGAACATATACCTTTGATGATCCATAAAGCATAATACATTGATGTTGTAAAAAACATAATAGTGGCATCTAAAAAAAACaacctggctgggcacaatggctcacacctgtagtcccagtactttgggaggccgaggcaggcagatggcttgagcctaggagtttgagatcagcctgggcaacatggagaaaccccatctctacaaaaaatacaaaaaattatctgggtgtgctggcacacacctgtagccccaggtacctgggaggctgaggtggaggaaccacctgagcctgagagattgaggttgcagcaagctgtgatcgtgccactgcactccagcctgagtgacaaagtgagaccctgtctcaaaaaaaaaaaaaaaaaaaaaaaaaatccccaattgTTATCTCACTGTATGAGAGAAGAGGCAAGTAAGAAACAATTgattagctaacatttattatcaCCAATCAAATAGCTTCCATAGATTAAGCTATTAAAATTGACTTTAGAATGCCATTTCattaaagaagataaatttaaaaaataaaatcaaatagaaaatagagtgcaaaataaaatttttgtcacTAGAGTATAAATGATCTTACCAGCCATGGGTGATTTAGAAGATTCAGATGCAGctcatgagccaaataaaaacAGGGCATTCTTTTTACATCCCCTTGAGAAATACAGGATAAAACCAACAATGGTCTTCCCGAAGACCCAAAGGCTGGATCTGTCATTGCCATAATATGAGAAAATTCATCTTGCCATTCATGTCCTAAGGAATGTAAGTCAAAACCTTTAATTTGCATTACTTTTAGtagttttgaaaataataaaataaaaaattaacaaagcgaGGGAACAAAAATTTACCAGGATCCAAACATAaactgagggaaaaaaatcacagtacTCTTCGGATGTCTCCATAATCTAAAAGCAAAAATGCTTGATACAGGTAGTTCCTTTCACAAATTCTGTAGATGTCACTGCCCTTTCATTCAAAGGGCTTACTTTCAAAATGTAGGCATATAGTAGAGTTTAGCTTTTTTTATGAATACCAACAATCTCAACCTTCTATTGGAGTGTTTGGACCATCTGCattttgtggtaggcagaattttaAGATAACCTCAATGTTCCAAACCCTTGCATAATCCCTTTACCCTTTAGTATCTGAAGAACCTACAAATAAGATGGGGCATCACTCCCATGATTAGGCTTTAAGACACAGTTGACTTTAATAAAGACAGGTAATCTTCACTGAGCCTGACCTAATCAGGTGAGCCCTTTAAagcagctcttcttgttgaaagATTCGATGCAGGGGAGATTTTCCATTGCTGGATTGGAAGATGGAGGCAGTCACATGGGAAGGAATATAGGTGACCTCTAGAAGCTGATAGCAGCCCCCAGCTGACAGCTAGCAAGAAAACAGGAAGGTCAGTACTACAACaacaaggaactgaattcagCTAATAACTTGAATGATCTCAGAAGCAAATTCtttcccagagcctccagaaaagGATGCAATCATATGATACACAAATTTCAGCCCAAGAGGCCCTATCCAGAGAACTCAGTACTACCATGCCCAGACATCTGACATAGAGAACTGTGAGCtaaaaaaatagttgttttaaaCTATTAAATGTGAGGTAATTTGTTAATAGAAAttgaaaattaataaacatttaatgtaCTTATCAACAAGGTGCATTTAAATGTATCCTATACATCTTAGATTGTGACTTGTCCAtctgttctttgttccttctctcttTGCCTTCCTTCTTTTGGACCGAGTTTAATGGTTCCATTTTATATCCACTACTGACTTAGTTACAACttcattatacattttttagTGGTTGTTCAAGTATATgtaatacacatttttaagttATAAGTCTACCTTTAAATATTATGCCATTTCACATATAGAAGAAACTTACAATATAATATACTTAAATGTTCTCTCTTCCATGATGTGTTCTattatcatatatttttctttaaaacgtCATACACGTATAATACactattagttttttttaattaaaattagaaaaaaaccttttatagATAGCTCCATTGTTTCCATCCCAGGAGTCTTCATCTTTTTCGGTAGATGCAAATTTCCATCTGTTATCATAGTCTTCCGCCTAAAGAGCTTCCTTTAAGATTTCTTATAGTGAAGATCTGTTAACAATCAATTTTCTCAGTGCTATGTTCAAATGTGTTtctcaaaattcatgtgttggacaTTTAaaccccaatgcaacagtgttgggggAAGGGGTGTCTTTGGGAGTTGTTTAGGTCATAAGGGCTTTACTCTTATGAGTAGATTAATATTGCCATTAAAAACGGTTGCAGCCCTGTCTTtccctcttctgccatgtgagaatgcAATGTTTATCTCCCGCCTCCCTTTCTGCCTTCTACCAAGTAAGACATCAGCAAGAAAGGcactcaccagacaccagatgcCGGTGACTTACTCTTGGACTCCCTAGtgtccaaaactgtgagaaataaatttctgttctttaaaaattcatttattgatCTGTAATAAAATTAGACTAAGTAGTCTTGAGAGAATAGGAATTTAGGTGaagccagagggaaaaaaatcacagtacCATTCCGATGTCTCCATAATCTAAAAACAGAAATGCACTGATATACAGGTCTGgggtattctgttatagtggcacaaatgaactaagacattgaaatttgtctgaaaaagtcttAACATtgcctttattttcaaaaaaatatttttgctagatACAGgatgtttttttcccccttggagTACTATAAAGATTTCTCTTTATTGGTTTCTATCCTGCAGCAATTCTGACAGGAAATTTGCTGTCACTATTATCTTGGCCTTCTATATatgtatgctttcattttttctgGCTGCCTTAAAGAtgttctctttatctttgatttttatcagtttgactatgatgtgcctagatgtatttttctttgtatttatgctTGGCATTCTCTGAGCATCTTCAATCTGTGGTTTGTTGTCTTTCCATAATTTTGAGATAATTCTGGCCATTATCTGTTCAAAAAttccttttccccttttctctctcccttcacgTTTTGGGACTCCAACTACAGATAAGTTAGATCAGGGGTCAGCCTACTACATTCTGTGGGtcaatttttctaaataaatttttattggaaaacCGTCTGTCCATTCATTTACGTATTTATTGTCTCTGCTGCTTTTGTACTGTAATAGCAGAGCTAAGTGATTGTAAAAAATAACTGTATGGTTCATAAGCCTACAATATTTACTGTGTCCCTTTAAGAGTTTCCTGACCCCTGAGTTAGATCACTGGATAGATTCCCCCAATTCTCACTCTGCTCCTTGCtcttatgtttttttctctttgtgttttaatttggaTAATTCTGAGTGACTTATCTTCACTTTCAATGATTCTTTCCTTTGCTAATATGCCCACAGAAGGAACTATTCATCTGTTGTCATATTTTCATATCTAGCattcttgttttactttttcaaaacaGCTTTTTTTCTGTGCTGAAAAATCTATCTGTTCACACATATTGTCCACCTTTTCCACTAggtctctctcaatctctcattTTTTTGTGGGTGGgggacggggtctcgctctgtcacccaggctggagtgcagtggtgtgatttcagctcatgcaacttttgcctccaaggctcaagcgattctcccgcctcagcctcccaagtagttgggactacaggcacgtgccaccatgcctggctaattttttgtattcttggtagaggcgaaatttcgccatgttgcccaggctggtctcgaactcctgggctcaagcaatctgcccgccttggcctcccagagccaCTGCATCAGACCTAGATCTCTTAATCAGTTATTTTAATGTCCCTTTCTTAGAATAACAACATGCAGACCATCTCTGGTCCAGTTCAACTGACTGCCTTATCTCATGACAACGTatcatttcattttgattttgtgaGTGTCTCATAATTTTTAGATTTAATGTTAGGTGTTTTATGTAGAAGAGCAGTAGAGACTAAGGTAAAAAGGATTTACTCCTAAAAACAGGCATCATACTTCGGTTAGGGTATTAATGCAGTAGGCTGAATCAAACTAGTCTGTAGTTGAGCTGGATTTGGCTTTTATCGCTATAGTTAACTTTGTAACACATAGACTTTAAATTCTTCCAGCAGCATGCTGCTGCCTATCTTGTTCTCAGTAAGAGCACTGGAGTACCAGAGTTTCTTTCTCAGAGTTTCTACTTGTTCtcagctttcagcctatcttttTAACTGTGTCATGGGGGTTATGGGGAAGAGGCAAGGAGAGCCTCTCCACACCCTTCCCCCATCCCTGCAGTAGTCTGCTGTTGCTCCTTAATTGGTAGGGACATGGagatttctcagttttctcatccctgCCTCAGGCCTTAGGTAGGCCCTGTGCACCAGAGCCTCAGTGGTGCGGGCTTTCTCAGTGTTCCAGCATGACTGCCGAATTCTGCCCTGTAGTGGTAGAAAGGCTCCACTGCAAATTTCCTGCCTCTCCTCCAGAGTCAGCAAACATTTAATTTCTATCAGTGCAAGATCCTTGGTACAAGTGGAATTCCTGCTCCTCCCCTAAGACAGCTTTTGTTTCTATCTCCCTTGAGACAGCAGCAGTCAACTTTTGTCTGTGGAAAACAGCTTTGGCTTCACTGAGAAAAGGATATAGAAAGCAGGAGGATATACCTGTCTCCAAGCACCAGCTGGTCATCACATGTATGCCTGTACCACCAAGGAGGGCACTCATAGGTCTCCTACCCTACCACTAACCTTTTACATGAGCACCTAGTAGGGGCCAGTGGGAAAAAGCTGATAAGTGGGTATAGTCTCTTtgtgtcttgtaatttttttaaatttattttgtgtgtgcctgTTTTATAGGAGCAGATTGGAAAACTAGATAAAAGTAGGGGCTATATCTGTTTTAGTTCAGATATTGTATGTTGCAATTGTAACTGCAACATGCTTGTAGGAACTAAAAAACTATTTGTTAAATGAActtatcttttattttgcttctaagttttctttttttagatagcTCGGTAGTAACAGAAAGTAATTGCAACTGCTTTTACTGCCTAAACAGTAACAGATGCCTAACAGATCacaaggaaaataaattcaacaGAAATTCAAACCAGTGTATTAGAGAACTacaatatatatacagtatattatgtatttatattctaCCTTGTTCAGAAAGGATTTGGGAAAGATATTATAATACTAGCTCATGGCCCAATGATATTTTGATTTCACACAAAAATAGCATTCTGAATGGTAATTATTCAGAATATATGAACAGTGTTCTCAACTGATCTACTTAACACCCTACCATTTGGATAAAACAAAGGTAAAATTTTTCATAGTTATTTGCATAGATTATTTGAATAAAGCCAGAAGCAGACAAAATGTCAGTATCAAAAAAATGCAGAAGCATACAGCAAAAAAATATTGTATAGCTCTAGTACCAAACTTTGGAATGCATCAGAATTCCCTGGGTGCTTGGAAAAAACAGATGCCCAAATCTGATTCACACAACCCAAATCTAGGAATAAAATCCACCACGGTAGGAATCAGCTTGTTAACATGTTtaacaagctccccaggtgatcctAATACACACCAAAGTGTGAGAACACACTATTAATAGTAAGGGTCAGAAAATCACACTGATAAAATAAGCCATCATATTCTTAAGAAGCCACAGTAAAGACTAAAAaggtattttccatttgctttgaaAAGAACAATGTGcttaaaaatgtacatatgaGTACTTACTTTTATGAGCTTCAGCATTTGCAACATAGATGAACCCATCTACAACTTCACACACTTTTTGAATCTGTGGAATCACACTGTACCGGCTTCCTTGTTGATCATCACCTTCATTCTGTCGACTGAACATCTTGTTAACTGCACTTGTATGCTCTTCCCTTGCTCTATCTCTTtcctttctagaaaaaaaattgtaaagatagAATATAAAAAGACACTAAACAGACTCCACTCACCTGAAATGTTTTAGTTCTGATGTTTCAGTTAAGCCACCAAGTATGTAGCCTTACCTGGTAGTTGAATATAAGATTAGAATGTTGAATTTATGTTGGTTGTTCAACTGAAAATTGACTCCTGATCCAATACctaagaaagaaaatcacagttACCAAAACTAAtcattaataaaaatagcaaaagatCACACTGAAAATTACCCAGtgaaagcaaaaagagcaaagaaaaaaattctataacAACTTATACAtagatttgaaataaaataaaatgtatacattgaaGAAAAGATACCGTAGGTAACTTTCATTCACATGGCAATaaaaatagagagaaagaaaaaaactgcaagGCTTATAACAGTCCTtatatcatcatcactatcatcaacaACTTTATCATCTTATCAGTAGCAGCTGCATAATCACAGCTACTACTATTTTTCCTCAAGACTAAgactcattttcatatttttatgtttctcattagTTTAATAATCCATGTATACATTCAATTAAGTGTCTTTCTCCCCCTCTGAAAAGCTGTTTTTAAATTGatggggggccaggcacagtggctcacatctgcaatcccaacaatttgggaggctgaggtggaagaatcacttgaggctaagagttcaagaccaacctagacaacatagtgagaacctcatctctaaaaaaatacaaaacaattagccaggcatggtggcccatgcctgtttgccaggtacttgggaggctgaggtatgaggatcacttgagccagggagttcaaggctgcagtgagccatgatcatgccactgtactccagcctgggtaacagagaccttgtcttaaaaaataataatgaattaatGAGGAGTTGCCAACAGAACATTAGTAAATTGAGAAAATACTGAAGATACTGAAATTTAGAATTCGACAGAGTTGGATTATAATTCTGAATTTCTCACTAACAGCCATGTATTTGTATCCCTCAGTTTGacaccagaaagaagttgaactAATATATTCAGCACTAATATATTCTTCTTAGGTTTactgggaagattaaatgagatcatatatgTAAAACTCCTAGTAGGGTGACTAGTAAACCACAGGTGCTAAATATTAGCTTCTTACTGCTTTATATCTGCATCATTAGTCACTGTTATTTGTCCTTCTTTCTTAACCTCTTCCCTCCTTGGGCTGTGTTAACACTAAGTGGCTGGTTCTCcttttgcctcctcagaagacCCTTCTGGGCTTCCATGGCTCTACTTCATCCTGTTATATAAATGTTCTTCTAGATCTGTTCAGTTCTCTGCATCCCCATGACGACACTTTAGTTCACATTGTCATCACCACTCACCCGGGCCTCTGCAATCACTTCTAACCAGTCTCCTATATCTTCTTGCCTCCTATTATCCTTTCCTCTGACATCagttggaataattttttaataatggtATCTAATTAAGTGTCTTCTCTACAAAGCCATTGCCcttcagatgaagaaataaaaccataataTCTGGCCCCTACTAACCTCATTAGAGACAACTCCAGCCTTTCATACTCTTAATTCCTGCATTATaagtaatttatttgtttaaataagcTATGCCATACCATCTCATGTCATCATTCTAGGCAACACACATACAGGGCTCTTAAGTACTAGGACTGCAACCATGCCAGGCCACGTGATCCTAGTCCTCCAGCCACCAGGTCTGGTGCATGTTTCACGGAGACCACAGAATCCAACTTTAACATG from Symphalangus syndactylus isolate Jambi chromosome 16, NHGRI_mSymSyn1-v2.1_pri, whole genome shotgun sequence encodes the following:
- the FBXO4 gene encoding F-box only protein 4 isoform X2, whose product is MLPKFLLLAEIDVQLYILSFLSPHDLCQLGSTNHYWNETVRDPILWRYFLLRDLPSWSSVDWKSLPDLEILKKPISEVTDGAFFDYMAVYRMCCPYTRRASKSSRPMYGAVTSFLHSLIIQHEPRFAMFGPGLEELNTSLVLSLMSSEELCPTAGLPQRQIDGIGSGVNFQLNNQHKFNILILYSTTRKERDRAREEHTSAVNKMFSRQNEGDDQQGSRYSVIPQIQKVCEVVDGFIYVANAEAHKRHEWQDEFSHIMAMTDPAFGSSGRPLLVLSCISQGDVKRMPCFYLAHELHLNLLNHPWLVQDAEAETLAGFLNGIEWILEEVESKHAR